Genomic window (Magnolia sinica isolate HGM2019 chromosome 6, MsV1, whole genome shotgun sequence):
GGATCTGAACACATCCATGCCACGCCGTCAAGATCAGCTGACCAAGCTCAGCGGAACCATCCTGATTTGCACCGCAATGGGCAACTTCATGACCTCTCTAGGAACTATGGAGGACTCCGAAATGCTCTCAAACATTGTCGCCTTGGCTATTCTCGTGATCACCATGGTCGTTAACATCGGTATTCAAATGGGTACTGGTGTGATCTATGCTTTCTTACCCGAGCATGCCGTAATCATGTTTTTCATCATCGTTTTGCTCATGATCTTCGCTTTTTCCGGTTTAACAATTCCAACAGCCAAGCAGTTGCTGGAACAACAGTATGATAAAAAGCATGAACTGGCTTCTGATGAAGGAGCAGACAACACTGAGGTGTTGAGAGTTGATAAATTGAAAGAGGCTGTAAACAAGTATTGGATGATGGCCCATACTTGTAGTCCTCAGTACGTTCTGGGACGCTCAGCCACTTGCACTGCCTCGGGAGCTTTCTGCCTCCTCAGTGCACTGATTTTATTGGAAGCTTTAGTCAGATCGTTTATTTTATCATCCTTGGACTTCTGCAGCGGGGAATCCGACTACAGGTGGTCAAGTAACTTCATCTTAATTTCTCAGGTGATCGCAGTAGGAGTTGGTACCATTGCCCCAGCTATTAGATGGTTCAATGCTATTAGCTTCAGAAGTATGAAGAGCGGAGAAGGAAGGTTCAGAGATGTGATTAAGGTAGAGGGGTACTGGGTTCAGAGGCTGGTAGAATGGAAAGAGAGCCCTTTACCATTCCGCATTAGTAGCAGGCGATGTAGGAAAATCGCCCATGTCTCAAAAAATCAAATTCTGGATGCCTGTATCGGAATACAAACTGCGGTAGTACTAATCTGCAAGTTCGTTTGCCTGGCTTCTATACTGCCAATGAGTTGGCTCATTAGACTCTTCTCCTGCTGCCGCAAGCAGCATTGGAGGAATTCGGAATCCAACAAATCAGAGTCGCAAAGCCTGCAGGATTTTGTATTGCATCTGGAAGGGGAGAACGACTTGGTCCATCTGATCATGAAAAGCGGCCGCAAAGACACGGTGCAATGGATTGAGAGGGGCAGGAAGAATGAACCTACTCATCTGATTGAACTTCTAAAGAAGCCACCTTCATCAGGAGATTTCAACGGCGTGGCTGAGTTTGATAGCGACCAGGTTCCACCAATTGGAGAGAAGCCTCCAAACTGTTGGGCTCTGCCTCTGGTTACACTCACAAGCATTGCCATCGCACTTCCCTACATTGACAAAAATATAATCAGATCATTACGGCATGCCGTAGATGAAGGCCTCAGGTATGTAAGGCTTATAGAAGAGAACCTGGATGCCAATGGGTTGAGTAGAATGAGGGAGGCAGCGGATATAGTCTGGCTTGGCATTGATATTTATGATCAATGGCTTGACAAGGATCTCCACAAATTGGTCACTGAAGAAAAACAAGCAGAAAAGATAATCCGAAAACTTGCCGATCTAGGAAAGGAAAGCATTGAGACGTTCACAGATGGAAGCGTCAGAGAGACAGGACACCGTGAATGGCCTGCAAAGTTATTGGCAGCCAATTCGATGTACAGGATCGGTGAGACTATTCTGCAGGACTACAAAGACAAGCTTGGGACTGTTGACAAGTTGTTCAAATGGTTACAAACAACCATTGCTGACATATTGGGCGCTTGCCTTACCAACCTGCCACGAGTGATATCCATGGAATGCTTTTGCAGCAGCATTGAAGTGAGGGAAGAAAGAGTCAGGGATGCAGCATATCTTCTCGGTGAAGCTGGAAGTATTCTGGCAATTTTAGGAGAGCACAAGTTCCCAGATTTGGACCCCAATAAGATGGCAGATATTGATGAATGGCGTTTAAGCAAGCAGGGAAAACCTCCAAGTCTCCCTTCTTCTCCTGATAATGTCTAGTTTAACTTCAGGTGAATTGCCTTCATCCATTGTGAAGGAATTTGAAGCACGGACCTAGAGAATGAAAGCAGATCATCATTCAGTTCATAGTTGGTACTAAGATAAACTTAGTAATATAGTCCTCGTGTCGCTTTTTGTATTACTATAGTGTGCATCGCATCTAGAATGCATTACTCATCAAGGCAGTTAAATCTTCATGCATGGgatttaaatgaaaatttatatatatatatatatatatatatatatatatatatatatatgcgcacTATGATCAGGAGGTTTCATTTTCCAAGTTATCAATGTCCTAAAGATGTGGGTCAAAGTGAAAGAAACTTCCACTTCACATCATAAATTCATTCCAACAACAGTGAACTAGATGAACAATTGACCGCTCTGTGGTTGGGAAGAAGTCTCCCTGCTCAAAGTACTCTGAAATATTGCATGAAAACATATAGTTGGGATTATTTTGAGAAAGGTATAATATATAATTGAATGCACAATGTAACTAATGTACTAGTGATCTCATTTACCGTATGAAATTTTCATGGACAGATAATGGAATATTGCAGTCTAAGGCATTTTATTCAGAAGTTTATATTAGTTAGGCTTCTCCTAATACTATTTTCTTAGACCCATATGCACAGGTTTTGCTATCACTATACGAAACCCCAAATCCCGACATAAGGAATATTGTGGATTGGGCTTCTCGTTTAAAGTCCATAGATGTTTGTAATTTAACTTCTCCGTTTGCTTTGTAGTTGTTCCCCTCTAAGTCCTTCGATGATGGTTTTTTAATAAAAGTTATGTTACCtcccatttaaaaaaataaataaataaataataataaaaaactccAACATAAGAAACttgttgaattatatatatattttttaagtaaaataaaataaaatgttggtGCAATCCAATATCAAATAAGTGAGACTTTGATACCCAAATCAAGAATGGACAAAGAATACACCTACACGAATATCATAATAGAGAGGGATAAACAACTgtattgaaattgaaacttcttcacttcctataaatattaaaataaaactcACAAAACTCAGAAAAATGTAGTGCTTTCTACCTCTTAAAACTAGCCCTCAGAAAAATAGTAAAAGTTAATCCAGAAAATCAACCCCAAAATCTTTATAAAATCTTCAAAATTAGCACCTCCAGTCTTCCAACTAGTAATACTAGCCTTTGAAACTTAGACCAAGAAACTAGCAGCAAATAACCAAAATTTCAGCACATGTTGATCCTTATGATGGGCCTTGAACCTAAATCATTCCCCCTAGTTGGAGGGAACTCAACTTCAGCAAGATGGATGCATCATAGCAGCAGTAGGTACGGGTCCAATTACTCGTTGTCTCTAATCCACATGCATTTAGAATGGAACTTGTTCTGCCATTTCACCAACTACTACTTGTTTAATCTCTTCCAAAGTGTCCACCTAGTCCTCCGTGTAGCTCAGATATGATCTCTTCCTGCAATGTACATTAAGGAATGCACAAGCGTGAACCCATGGATAAATATTTGTCGTGCCAGACGCATTCATACAAGTCTCAGCCATCTATTGAGCACCTTGCTGGAAATGGTGAGGACCCCTTCTATTATCTATTAGTACTTAGAATCCACAACCTCCAAAGCGAGTGTCTCCAAGAGCACCACCCTCCAACTCAAAGCATCCACCACTTTGCTTTAACTTCCATCTTTGTGACATAAAAATGTATACTCCCGTAGAAAAGCTGTCCATTTTCCAAGATGAGCAACCAACTTCTTCTGGTAGTTGAGATATCTCAACACCTTATGGTCTTCGTACAAAATAAATTCACAATGATCAAGTGATGTTTCCAATGTCGTAGCTCCTGGATCAGTGTGTAGAACTCAAAATCACACACGGAGTAGTTTTTCCATGTATCATTGAGCTTCTCTCTAAGGAAAATAATTGTCTTCCCTCCTGACTTAGCATTGTAGAGACACCAAAATTTGAAGCGTCCCCTTCCACCTCAACGATTTTGTTCAAGTCCAGAAGTGCAAGTACTAAAAGCTCAATTATCTTCTTTTTTATGGTATTGAAACTTTTGTCCACCACTTGAATCCATTCGAACTTCCCTCCATGCTGCAACTAGTAACAGGTCCGATAACGGGCCTAAAATTCCAAACAAATCTCTGGTAAAACGTCACTAAGCTGTGGAAAGAATGGACCTCCGAAAAGGTTCATGGTCTAGGCCACTGGACAATGGCCTTGATTTTCTCTTAGTGAATTTTGATTCCTTTTGCAGAAACAATATTCTCAAAAATGCAACATCATCGCTGAGGAATGAGCACTTTTTTTAATGGCTGTTTGCGTGGCATGATGGTGGCAGTGGTAAAGATCTCAAAGTTATCTGGCTTTTGGCTATCATGTTGGTCCTTTGGCCTATCTAAAGAGAAATAACAGTTGTTGCTTTCAAAATCTCTCCTCTCCTATATCTAGGGTGGTGGATTTGATCTCTTGAGATGTAACAGATAAGTCACTTAGTCTCCAGATCTCATATTGTTgtattctttcttcctttttaagcTTGTAATTGCCCAAGCTTCTTTTGGTGACTAGCTTCATGTTGTATAGTCTGCTTCAAGTTGGATGGTTtgttttaggtttttgttttgttttgttttccttcAAGTGTTTTCTTTGTTGCCTTTGGCATTCttcaataaaaaaattcaatcttcaaaaataaaaaatttgaagtgaTTAAAAAAACATATAGTGATTCCCTCTGTAATACATCAAATTCTCTTGCGGTAAATTATTAAGGTGAACAAATGAACTAGGactgtgtgtgtgtatcattGAAATAAACAACTAATAACTTGCTTATA
Coding sequences:
- the LOC131248307 gene encoding uncharacterized protein LOC131248307, with translation MGLHGCSNTGELNDAKFSEPLPWIGLYIAGASLVCSLAMAIDTFYGFRQRKPWFPCKFFSLNATSLTLLSIATKLPLDLNTSMPRRQDQLTKLSGTILICTAMGNFMTSLGTMEDSEMLSNIVALAILVITMVVNIGIQMGTGVIYAFLPEHAVIMFFIIVLLMIFAFSGLTIPTAKQLLEQQYDKKHELASDEGADNTEVLRVDKLKEAVNKYWMMAHTCSPQYVLGRSATCTASGAFCLLSALILLEALVRSFILSSLDFCSGESDYRWSSNFILISQVIAVGVGTIAPAIRWFNAISFRSMKSGEGRFRDVIKVEGYWVQRLVEWKESPLPFRISSRRCRKIAHVSKNQILDACIGIQTAVVLICKFVCLASILPMSWLIRLFSCCRKQHWRNSESNKSESQSLQDFVLHLEGENDLVHLIMKSGRKDTVQWIERGRKNEPTHLIELLKKPPSSGDFNGVAEFDSDQVPPIGEKPPNCWALPLVTLTSIAIALPYIDKNIIRSLRHAVDEGLRYVRLIEENLDANGLSRMREAADIVWLGIDIYDQWLDKDLHKLVTEEKQAEKIIRKLADLGKESIETFTDGSVRETGHREWPAKLLAANSMYRIGETILQDYKDKLGTVDKLFKWLQTTIADILGACLTNLPRVISMECFCSSIEVREERVRDAAYLLGEAGSILAILGEHKFPDLDPNKMADIDEWRLSKQGKPPSLPSSPDNV